A part of Haladaptatus caseinilyticus genomic DNA contains:
- a CDS encoding cupin domain-containing protein — protein MAHQEPEELLELSSETRGILEKHGLRPLWEVEDDFGNVIDDLQPDIWKWEDIQTAIDSIEKDVPIADLPPGFQRRVAVPINTSIGNAISNTIYVGVQTVSPGETAPSHRHSANALRFTIDGNEDMKTVVAGEEFPMRDNDLITTPQWEWHDHINDSDETAAWLDVLDLPLFLDSLNKRQVFENHELERQPVTKTQGYWDSQYGRGRPANEKTDGSIPGPFEGIREATPPYRFGWDEMLEALRQRADNDDPDPHDGYSLAYINPATGKEPLFPTMSFRAQLLNEGPTDPHFHNATEVYFVIEGEGATHVGDEALEWSQWDIFVVPPDEIHHHEPDDEAILLGISDRPVFEAFNFYAEAQPS, from the coding sequence ATGGCCCATCAAGAACCAGAGGAACTCTTAGAACTGAGTTCCGAAACACGTGGTATCCTTGAAAAGCATGGTCTCCGCCCGCTCTGGGAGGTAGAAGACGACTTCGGCAACGTCATCGATGATCTTCAACCGGATATCTGGAAATGGGAGGATATCCAGACTGCTATCGACAGCATCGAAAAAGACGTCCCGATTGCAGATCTGCCCCCTGGATTTCAGCGACGTGTCGCTGTTCCAATCAATACCTCTATTGGGAACGCGATATCGAATACGATCTACGTTGGTGTTCAGACTGTTTCCCCAGGGGAAACCGCACCCTCTCATCGACATTCTGCTAACGCCCTGCGGTTTACCATCGATGGGAACGAGGACATGAAGACAGTCGTTGCAGGCGAGGAATTCCCTATGCGGGATAACGATCTTATCACGACCCCACAGTGGGAATGGCATGACCACATCAACGACTCTGATGAAACAGCTGCATGGCTCGACGTTCTCGATCTGCCGCTGTTTTTGGACTCTTTAAATAAACGACAGGTTTTCGAGAATCACGAACTCGAACGCCAGCCAGTCACCAAGACCCAGGGGTACTGGGACAGCCAGTATGGTCGCGGTCGCCCAGCAAATGAGAAGACTGACGGATCCATCCCCGGTCCATTCGAGGGAATTCGTGAGGCGACGCCGCCATATCGCTTTGGTTGGGACGAGATGCTCGAAGCCCTTCGTCAGCGTGCGGACAACGATGATCCAGACCCACACGACGGCTACAGTCTCGCTTACATTAATCCGGCGACGGGGAAAGAGCCGCTATTCCCAACAATGTCCTTCCGAGCGCAGTTGCTGAACGAGGGTCCGACCGATCCGCACTTCCACAATGCGACGGAGGTATACTTCGTTATTGAGGGCGAAGGAGCGACTCACGTCGGCGACGAGGCGCTAGAATGGAGTCAATGGGATATCTTCGTCGTGCCGCCGGACGAGATCCATCATCATGAGCCTGACGACGAGGCTATCCTTCTCGGCATCTCCGACCGGCCAGTGTTCGAGGCCTTTAATTTCTACGCTGAGGCACAACCGTCCTAA
- a CDS encoding acyl-CoA thioesterase: MYERTWTVRFSDTDPFGIAHYPRIVDAIHETSDMFMEKIGWPYWEITEEHGFGLPLVEMNFEFENPVEAGDGVTIELTPTIGNRSVRLEYVARCDDKVAFHGYEQRVCARTGGEGATEIPDDLRAAMEEYAED; this comes from the coding sequence ATGTACGAACGAACGTGGACAGTACGATTTTCGGATACTGACCCCTTCGGCATTGCCCACTACCCCCGTATCGTCGATGCGATCCACGAGACATCTGATATGTTCATGGAGAAAATCGGCTGGCCATACTGGGAAATCACTGAGGAGCATGGATTTGGATTGCCGCTCGTAGAAATGAATTTTGAGTTTGAGAATCCCGTCGAGGCCGGAGATGGTGTTACCATTGAACTAACGCCAACGATTGGAAACCGAAGCGTCCGACTTGAGTACGTTGCTCGCTGTGATGATAAAGTAGCGTTCCATGGGTATGAACAACGCGTCTGCGCTCGCACCGGTGGTGAGGGGGCAACAGAGATTCCTGACGACCTGCGAGCAGCAATGGAAGAGTACGCCGAAGACTAA
- a CDS encoding class I adenylate-forming enzyme family protein, producing MLLSQLFHQSVARAPDTVAVVNLGSGRELTYQELSDRVFSLANGLRKHGIGHGDRIAVCMGNRPETVMTFLATQFIGAIPVLFNFRETADGVTYHVDDSNVDTLLYDALSAESVQMAVDSIDCDLIYVGNEETSEAKPFGSLLDAPPDKPDVNVSADDPSVILYSSGTTGDPKGIPLDHRATTTRTLVNAMGQRYYLDETLIGIMPLYHTIGLHGILCNVLSVSGTYLCMPKFNPERCVEAISEWEVTGLHEAPTIFSQYLATNAIDEVDVSSVRAIGYSGAPMNSELFNKVVNAFNPDHIANLYGTTEAFGTTAHVGLNENDDPRITGPANVFYEIRIVNLENDPNDEVEHGEEGELIVNIESPLAFDGYLNKPEHTEEVIHDGWFFTGDAAYETDEGYIVITGRTDDMIISGGENIHPVNVEDILTSHSEIRDAAVVGVPDKEWGELVKAYIVADDGMTSDDIDKWCMNNDALANFKRPREYEFLDELPRNPSGKILRHKLR from the coding sequence ATGCTCTTATCGCAACTATTTCATCAATCCGTTGCCCGAGCACCCGATACGGTCGCCGTCGTAAATCTCGGATCAGGACGGGAATTGACGTACCAAGAGCTATCTGATCGTGTATTTTCGCTTGCCAATGGGTTACGCAAGCATGGTATTGGTCACGGTGATAGAATAGCGGTCTGTATGGGGAACCGTCCGGAAACAGTCATGACCTTCCTTGCAACTCAGTTTATCGGTGCCATCCCAGTTCTATTTAACTTCAGAGAGACTGCCGATGGGGTTACGTACCATGTCGATGATTCGAATGTAGACACATTGTTGTACGATGCCTTGTCCGCAGAATCGGTACAGATGGCGGTCGATTCAATCGACTGTGACCTCATCTACGTTGGGAATGAAGAAACGTCTGAAGCAAAGCCGTTCGGTTCACTCCTCGATGCGCCGCCAGATAAGCCAGATGTCAATGTATCTGCTGATGATCCAAGTGTTATTCTCTATAGTTCTGGGACAACCGGTGACCCGAAAGGAATTCCGCTGGACCATCGTGCAACGACTACTCGAACGTTGGTCAATGCTATGGGCCAGCGATATTATCTCGATGAAACGCTGATCGGCATAATGCCCCTGTATCATACCATCGGACTTCACGGTATTCTCTGTAACGTTCTGAGCGTGTCCGGAACATATCTCTGTATGCCGAAATTCAATCCGGAACGATGTGTCGAAGCGATCTCTGAATGGGAGGTTACTGGCCTTCACGAAGCACCGACGATCTTCAGTCAATATCTCGCCACCAACGCAATAGACGAAGTCGACGTCAGTAGCGTTCGAGCAATAGGGTACTCGGGGGCACCGATGAATTCAGAGCTATTCAACAAAGTTGTTAATGCATTTAATCCAGATCACATTGCAAATCTATATGGGACGACCGAAGCGTTCGGTACAACTGCACACGTAGGGCTAAACGAGAATGACGACCCGAGGATAACGGGACCAGCAAATGTTTTCTACGAGATTCGGATCGTCAACCTCGAAAACGATCCCAACGACGAGGTTGAGCATGGTGAAGAAGGAGAGCTCATAGTCAATATAGAGTCACCACTCGCTTTCGACGGATACCTGAACAAGCCAGAGCACACCGAGGAAGTTATTCATGACGGGTGGTTCTTCACCGGTGATGCAGCCTATGAGACAGATGAAGGGTATATTGTGATTACCGGTCGAACTGACGACATGATCATAAGTGGCGGCGAGAACATTCATCCAGTGAATGTGGAAGACATCCTTACTTCCCATTCGGAAATTCGTGATGCTGCCGTTGTTGGCGTTCCGGATAAAGAGTGGGGAGAACTTGTTAAGGCGTACATCGTTGCTGATGACGGTATGACCTCGGATGATATTGATAAATGGTGTATGAACAACGATGCCCTTGCGAACTTCAAGCGACCACGAGAATACGAATTTCTCGACGAACTTCCTCGTAACCCGAGTGGGAAAATACTCCGGCATAAGCTTCGCTGA
- a CDS encoding FAD-dependent monooxygenase — protein MTGNTTAAPALIAGAGPVGMSTALALHARGVDATILEAESEDRDRSGSRAIYVHGSTLRTLERIHPGLGTDLVAEGLVWPTRRTLFRGKEVFSRTYDSPGGSGDIPHFTSIPQVVTEEHMHRALDEAGIDIHWDAEVESVETSPSGVEVETADGREWVGEFLVGADGGGSTVRKEIGADFDGDQSENAFIIADVGEVKDNPRPFERVFHYDAPAADGRNVLLVPFAGGWRLDIQCIEGDDPEELCSDERMREFVRDIMGEQYADNLQWVSSYYFLQVMADTFVDKHRRVLLAGEAAHLLAPFGARGMNSGIADADEAASAIAAAINAKTDAVVRDEVELYAARRETAAEFNLNAAGQALEYLQGENPATILQKEAAATLADHFEVAGEWLDDAPYGPHGTPPIVSTGNY, from the coding sequence ATGACCGGTAATACGACAGCAGCGCCAGCACTGATAGCTGGTGCAGGTCCAGTTGGAATGTCCACTGCATTAGCTTTACACGCACGTGGGGTAGATGCGACGATACTTGAAGCCGAATCCGAAGATCGCGATCGGTCGGGGAGTCGTGCCATCTACGTCCACGGATCGACTCTCCGAACTCTCGAACGCATCCATCCTGGACTTGGGACTGATCTCGTTGCCGAGGGTCTCGTCTGGCCAACGAGACGAACGCTTTTCCGGGGAAAAGAAGTGTTCAGTCGAACGTATGATTCGCCCGGTGGATCCGGCGATATCCCCCATTTCACTAGCATTCCACAGGTCGTAACCGAGGAACACATGCATCGAGCCTTAGACGAAGCTGGCATTGACATCCACTGGGACGCTGAAGTAGAATCAGTAGAGACGTCTCCCAGCGGAGTCGAAGTTGAAACAGCCGACGGTCGCGAATGGGTGGGAGAATTCTTGGTTGGTGCTGACGGCGGTGGCTCGACTGTCCGAAAAGAAATCGGCGCGGATTTCGATGGCGACCAGTCCGAGAACGCCTTCATCATCGCAGACGTCGGGGAAGTCAAAGATAACCCACGTCCGTTCGAACGAGTGTTCCATTACGATGCGCCAGCAGCTGACGGGCGGAACGTACTGCTTGTTCCCTTTGCTGGTGGCTGGCGGCTCGACATCCAGTGTATCGAAGGCGACGATCCCGAAGAGCTCTGCAGCGACGAGCGAATGCGTGAATTTGTCCGTGATATAATGGGAGAACAGTATGCGGACAACCTACAGTGGGTCTCGAGCTATTATTTCCTCCAAGTAATGGCAGATACGTTCGTAGACAAACACCGCCGTGTGTTACTTGCAGGAGAAGCAGCCCATCTGTTGGCGCCATTCGGTGCTCGAGGAATGAACTCCGGAATTGCCGATGCAGATGAGGCTGCCTCGGCAATTGCGGCCGCAATCAACGCCAAGACTGATGCGGTTGTCCGCGATGAGGTCGAGTTGTATGCTGCTCGCCGCGAAACGGCTGCCGAATTCAACCTCAATGCGGCCGGTCAGGCACTGGAATACCTCCAGGGCGAGAATCCGGCGACAATCCTTCAAAAAGAAGCAGCCGCCACCTTGGCAGATCACTTCGAAGTAGCTGGTGAGTGGCTCGACGATGCACCATACGGACCCCACGGAACCCCGCCAATCGTCTCGACAGGGAATTACTGA
- a CDS encoding YjiH family protein → MFGSTTWENDEHMSGESVESNTKTIKDVRLIKKRPKPVLRFLLAFGIGSFFFLFPIQWNGQTTIPLDVAVSLIQEAFPAFVEFFTFSLICAGGILTTLSMANHHGIVTISEQTVDRFELDYWQTSNVFWIFRIVGIFLAIPILIGQGPQWLLSENTSGIVWGGLLLTIALVIPIGAVFVNLLAELGGLQFVGTLSQPVMKPVFNLPGRAALDSAASWLGSFSIGYYLTRNVFDRGGYDKQEVFVICTCFATGNLGTVGAIAAVLEILHVFPVIVLLYLLSVIITAIILVRIPPLSTVPNEFIAEPDPEPEFNGSLGDYFRFAFNEAVKTAEKGASLPRSAIEGFIDGLKLTGMMLGTILTIGMTAVILNEYTSVFEVLSTPLVPILSAFGIPDPQMAATSVILGGAEMFIGATFAVGADLITKVYVVIVVSGQAIFFAASAPMMVDMFDDIPIRFRDLFVLFVMRTALLIPITAALVHAAVLLGLI, encoded by the coding sequence ATGTTTGGGAGTACCACGTGGGAGAATGACGAGCATATGTCCGGCGAAAGTGTCGAATCTAATACAAAAACTATCAAGGATGTGAGATTGATAAAAAAACGGCCAAAGCCTGTACTGAGGTTCCTTCTCGCGTTCGGAATCGGTTCGTTCTTCTTTCTGTTTCCGATACAGTGGAACGGCCAAACTACGATTCCACTCGATGTGGCTGTAAGTCTCATACAGGAAGCGTTTCCAGCTTTCGTGGAATTCTTTACGTTCAGCCTGATATGCGCCGGTGGTATTCTGACGACGCTTTCAATGGCCAATCACCATGGAATCGTGACGATATCCGAACAAACGGTCGACCGGTTCGAACTGGATTACTGGCAAACGTCGAATGTGTTTTGGATTTTCCGGATCGTAGGAATCTTTCTTGCGATCCCGATCCTAATCGGTCAGGGTCCACAGTGGCTACTTAGCGAAAATACATCGGGCATCGTCTGGGGGGGCCTTCTCCTGACGATTGCACTTGTGATTCCAATCGGTGCTGTTTTCGTCAACTTACTCGCCGAACTCGGAGGATTACAATTCGTCGGCACGCTCTCCCAGCCGGTAATGAAGCCGGTATTCAACTTACCCGGCCGTGCTGCCCTTGATAGTGCAGCGTCATGGCTCGGATCATTCAGCATCGGTTACTATCTGACACGAAACGTCTTTGATCGTGGCGGCTACGACAAACAGGAGGTTTTTGTCATCTGTACCTGTTTCGCGACCGGGAACCTCGGAACAGTCGGAGCGATCGCCGCTGTCCTCGAGATATTGCATGTCTTTCCGGTCATCGTCCTCTTGTATCTACTCAGCGTAATTATTACAGCCATCATTCTCGTTCGAATCCCACCGCTTTCGACCGTCCCGAACGAATTCATTGCTGAACCCGATCCAGAGCCAGAATTCAATGGATCATTGGGGGACTATTTTCGATTTGCGTTCAACGAAGCCGTTAAAACTGCTGAAAAAGGAGCCTCACTCCCACGATCTGCGATCGAAGGCTTCATCGATGGACTGAAACTGACTGGAATGATGCTCGGCACGATTCTCACGATTGGGATGACCGCCGTTATTCTCAACGAATATACGTCGGTCTTCGAGGTGCTATCGACACCGCTCGTTCCTATCTTGTCAGCGTTCGGTATCCCGGATCCACAGATGGCCGCTACATCGGTGATCCTTGGCGGTGCCGAGATGTTTATCGGTGCCACGTTCGCCGTCGGCGCTGACCTGATTACGAAAGTCTACGTTGTAATCGTAGTGAGCGGGCAAGCGATTTTCTTTGCCGCCTCAGCGCCGATGATGGTCGATATGTTTGACGATATTCCGATCCGATTCCGTGACCTGTTCGTACTGTTCGTGATGCGAACTGCCCTTCTCATCCCAATTACCGCTGCATTGGTTCATGCCGCGGTGCTTTTAGGGCTCATCTGA
- a CDS encoding universal stress protein: MTTILLCADTDVERISSQVASITTLPLQTNAVQIFVYHVFRTDDDEIDASNLKSVTHATELLTEAGFNVEVIQSNGDAVRKILDTAAEVDADMISIAGRKRSPTGKALFGSVAQQVTLRSELPVLFCSVSE, encoded by the coding sequence ATGACAACGATACTGCTATGCGCCGATACCGATGTTGAACGGATTTCAAGTCAGGTAGCATCGATCACTACACTACCGTTGCAGACGAATGCTGTTCAGATCTTCGTCTATCATGTCTTTCGCACCGATGACGACGAGATAGATGCTAGTAATTTGAAGTCAGTAACGCATGCAACCGAGCTACTGACAGAAGCAGGGTTCAATGTGGAAGTAATCCAGTCAAATGGTGATGCCGTACGGAAAATCCTTGATACTGCTGCTGAGGTGGATGCCGATATGATCAGTATCGCCGGGCGAAAACGGTCTCCCACTGGGAAGGCACTTTTCGGAAGCGTTGCTCAGCAAGTTACACTCCGTTCGGAACTACCGGTATTGTTCTGCTCTGTGAGCGAGTGA